The Helicobacter mustelae genome has a segment encoding these proteins:
- the yihA gene encoding ribosome biogenesis GTP-binding protein YihA/YsxC: MIKIKQATFLTSAKKLQDCPPEDLAEIAFLGRSNVGKSTFINLMANHAKLAKCSSTPGKTQLINFFLMRCEHEGREFFFRFVDLPGFGYAKVCKDLKREWEKNLWDFLQYRSSIKLFLHLIDGRHVDLPIDESVSQILEQRCRGDQSVLKIYTKCDKLNANERTRLAQRGLLMSTDSTLLRSSQGGRERVMQEIFKRVFDYEYHL; the protein is encoded by the coding sequence GTGATAAAAATCAAGCAAGCAACATTTCTTACCTCCGCAAAAAAGCTCCAGGATTGCCCGCCAGAGGATCTTGCAGAGATCGCATTTTTGGGGCGCAGCAATGTGGGCAAAAGCACCTTTATCAATCTCATGGCAAATCATGCAAAACTTGCTAAATGCTCCTCCACACCCGGAAAGACGCAGTTGATTAATTTTTTTTTGATGCGATGCGAGCATGAGGGGCGGGAGTTTTTTTTTCGTTTTGTGGATTTGCCTGGATTTGGCTATGCCAAGGTCTGCAAGGATCTCAAAAGGGAATGGGAAAAAAATCTATGGGATTTTTTGCAATATCGAAGCTCCATCAAGCTTTTTCTCCATCTCATTGATGGTCGTCATGTGGATTTGCCCATCGATGAGTCTGTCTCCCAGATCCTAGAGCAGAGATGCCGCGGGGATCAGAGCGTGCTAAAAATCTATACCAAATGCGACAAGCTCAATGCCAATGAGCGCACAAGACTAGCTCAAAGGGGCTTATTGATGAGCACAGATTCTACCCTGCTTCGCTCTAGTCAAGGTGGCAGAGAGAGGGTGATGCAAGAAATCTTTAAGAGGGTTTTTGATTATGAATATCATCTATAA
- a CDS encoding EscU/YscU/HrcU family type III secretion system export apparatus switch protein: protein MKKAAALAYAPYQNSAPKVVASGKGTIAEQIIQKAREYDVPLFSNTALVDSLIGIEIDSQIPPELYQGVVEVFIWLEHCEKKAQASHNP from the coding sequence ATGAAAAAAGCTGCTGCACTCGCCTATGCCCCCTATCAAAATTCCGCTCCCAAGGTCGTGGCCTCAGGCAAGGGAACCATCGCAGAGCAAATCATCCAAAAAGCCAGAGAATATGATGTGCCACTATTTAGTAATACAGCATTGGTAGATTCCCTCATTGGCATAGAGATTGATAGCCAAATCCCTCCAGAACTCTATCAGGGCGTGGTAGAGGTATTTATCTGGCTGGAGCATTGCGAGAAAAAAGCTCAAGCAAGCCATAATCCCTGA
- the mrdA gene encoding penicillin-binding protein 2, with amino-acid sequence MNFRIKIIVIGFVAVWMVLLMRIFAISIQSNQYYTQLAQKNITRKDIDVPFRGLIKDRNGALVAMNQMGFSIALDPHLSPTQLEGQIDFLQKYLPSLNASEITKIYNKEKSAYNHIPIKVVKFVDYNLMQKKYPFLVQNSKIFIEPASKRYYPYASSASHVIGYVGASDEGDISKNMVSKYTGIVGKTGLERKYNTFLQGRIGERIVIVDSHNRMISVRYENDSVNRNDLTTTLDMRLQKIADEAFSGKNGAVLVMNIESGELLVAGSYPEYDLNDFVGGISYAKWNSLQEDLSNPLLNKLINGLYAPGSVIKMGMALALLEHAGINEHTLIDAPGYIELGGRRFRDWKSDGHGKTDVIKALRESVDVYFYKLSQQAGMTNIANTLSIMGFGEKTGVDLPNEFVGILPSPEWKMSKGQPWYLGDTVITSIGQGSFLVTPMQIVRYTALIAGGELPTPHFAKIFQDKESDFTSKNVFNDFQKSKLRFIQEGMYQACSSERGTAHKGTQSALMPLACKTGTAQVVSIPQNIKVRIKESDMPYYHRSHAWITGYVPYKKPKYAITVFIEHGEAGGKAGVILARMANALKELGYLN; translated from the coding sequence ATGAATTTTCGCATCAAGATTATTGTCATTGGCTTTGTGGCAGTCTGGATGGTGCTGCTTATGCGCATTTTTGCCATCAGCATCCAGTCCAACCAATACTACACCCAGCTCGCGCAAAAAAACATCACCCGCAAGGATATTGATGTGCCCTTTCGCGGCCTAATCAAAGATCGCAATGGAGCATTGGTGGCCATGAATCAGATGGGGTTTTCCATCGCACTAGACCCTCATCTAAGTCCTACCCAGCTTGAGGGGCAGATTGATTTTTTGCAAAAATATCTCCCTAGCCTCAATGCCTCTGAAATCACCAAAATCTACAACAAAGAAAAATCTGCCTACAATCACATTCCTATTAAGGTGGTGAAATTTGTGGATTATAATCTGATGCAAAAAAAATATCCCTTCCTTGTGCAAAATAGCAAAATCTTTATTGAGCCTGCAAGCAAGCGTTATTATCCCTATGCTAGCAGTGCATCTCATGTGATTGGCTATGTGGGGGCTAGTGATGAGGGTGATATCAGCAAAAATATGGTGAGTAAATACACGGGCATCGTGGGAAAAACAGGCCTTGAGCGCAAGTATAATACTTTTTTGCAGGGCAGGATTGGAGAGCGCATCGTCATTGTGGATTCGCACAATCGTATGATTTCTGTACGCTATGAAAATGATAGCGTGAATCGCAATGATCTCACTACCACACTTGACATGCGCCTCCAAAAAATCGCAGATGAGGCCTTTAGTGGCAAGAATGGTGCGGTGCTTGTGATGAATATAGAAAGCGGCGAGCTACTTGTGGCAGGGAGTTATCCTGAATATGATCTCAATGATTTTGTAGGCGGGATTAGCTATGCTAAATGGAATTCCCTGCAAGAAGATCTAAGTAATCCCCTGCTAAACAAGCTTATTAATGGATTGTATGCCCCAGGCTCTGTCATTAAGATGGGGATGGCCCTAGCACTTTTGGAGCATGCGGGCATCAATGAACACACTCTTATTGATGCACCAGGTTATATTGAGCTTGGTGGCAGGAGATTTCGAGATTGGAAATCTGATGGACATGGCAAAACCGATGTGATTAAGGCTCTTAGAGAATCAGTGGATGTGTATTTTTATAAGCTTTCCCAGCAAGCAGGCATGACAAACATCGCAAACACGCTTTCCATCATGGGATTTGGAGAAAAAACAGGGGTGGATTTGCCCAATGAATTTGTCGGGATCTTGCCAAGCCCAGAATGGAAGATGTCCAAAGGCCAGCCCTGGTATCTTGGCGATACGGTCATCACCTCCATTGGCCAAGGGTCCTTTCTTGTCACGCCCATGCAGATTGTGCGCTACACAGCCCTCATTGCTGGAGGAGAGCTGCCCACTCCGCATTTTGCCAAAATCTTCCAAGACAAGGAAAGTGATTTTACTAGCAAAAATGTCTTCAATGACTTCCAAAAATCCAAACTGCGCTTCATTCAAGAGGGGATGTATCAGGCCTGCAGCTCTGAGAGAGGGACAGCGCACAAAGGCACCCAAAGCGCTCTCATGCCATTGGCGTGCAAAACTGGCACTGCGCAGGTGGTCTCCATCCCCCAAAATATCAAGGTGCGCATCAAGGAAAGTGACATGCCCTATTACCACCGCTCACATGCATGGATCACGGGCTATGTCCCTTATAAAAAACCCAAGTATGCCATCACGGTTTTTATCGAGCATGGAGAAGCCGGCGGGAAGGCGGGGGTGATTTTGGCCCGCATGGCAAATGCCCTCAAAGAATTGGGTTATTTGAATTAA
- a CDS encoding TatD family hydrolase produces the protein MFVDTHCHLNDVCFVPDVDEVIARARSKGVERFLIPGANPLELPQALALSERYDCVFFAVGIHPCDINKGELGDLIGYAKHPKCLAIGECGLDYFRVPEEGVEAYKNAQKELFCAHIKLALELDKPLILHVREASEDVYEILREYEDARGVLHCYNADEILLNLSKNFYYGIGGICTFGNAKKITAVLPKIPEDRILLETDAPYLAPVPFRGKRNEPSLIPIIAQKIAEVRGICLAELEQISTQNAQRIFGLGS, from the coding sequence ATGTTTGTGGATACGCATTGCCACCTCAATGATGTGTGCTTTGTGCCTGATGTGGATGAGGTGATTGCTAGGGCTAGGAGTAAGGGGGTGGAGCGCTTCCTCATCCCAGGGGCCAATCCCCTAGAGCTGCCCCAAGCCTTGGCGCTCTCAGAGCGATATGATTGTGTATTTTTTGCAGTGGGCATTCATCCCTGCGACATAAACAAAGGGGAGCTAGGGGATCTCATAGGATATGCCAAGCATCCCAAATGTCTAGCTATTGGAGAATGCGGGCTGGATTATTTCCGAGTGCCAGAAGAGGGGGTAGAGGCTTATAAAAATGCACAAAAAGAGCTTTTTTGTGCACACATAAAGCTTGCATTAGAGCTAGATAAGCCCTTGATTTTGCATGTTCGCGAGGCAAGCGAGGATGTGTATGAGATTTTGAGGGAGTATGAGGATGCGCGTGGGGTGCTGCATTGCTACAATGCCGATGAGATTTTGCTAAATCTTAGCAAGAATTTTTATTATGGCATTGGGGGGATTTGCACCTTTGGAAATGCCAAGAAAATCACTGCAGTGCTGCCAAAGATCCCAGAAGATAGGATTTTGTTAGAAACAGATGCACCCTATCTGGCTCCAGTACCATTTAGAGGCAAGCGCAACGAGCCTTCTCTCATCCCCATTATCGCCCAAAAAATCGCAGAAGTGAGGGGCATTTGTCTTGCAGAGCTAGAGCAAATTAGCACGCAAAATGCACAAAGAATTTTTGGCCTTGGTTCCTAG
- the cysS gene encoding cysteine--tRNA ligase: MKIYDSKSKQKVPLVPIKEKEVRIYVCGPTVYDDAHLGHARSSIVFDLLRRTLNLSGYKTTLVKNFTDIDDKIIHKSLNHQIPLEEVTQTYIHSYIHDMDRLNVLPPDIHPKATQSLGAIISFVERLLHRGHAYQSENGDVYLDVKKDPLYGSLSQRGVDDENQSRIQENKEKKDPRDFVLWKTYKGEDDIGYESPFGFGRPGWHIECSAMIDEHLAYKDEDFCIDIHGGGADLLFPHHENEASQTRCAYDSELAKYWMHNEMVHINGEKMSKSLGNSFFVKDALKFHDGEILRNYLLTTHYRAILHFNEEDLLMSKKRLDKIYRLKKRALPVQGVRDKDFEARLLHPMQDDLNISQTLSVLDEFLAHANQSLDQNPKDKALHANIISNLAFIEALLGIGGKDGKVYFQLGVSEEKVKWIEEKIHERKNAKKEKNYVLADEIRQELHEEGIAIMDTAEGTVWENTAKS, from the coding sequence ATGAAAATCTATGATAGCAAGAGCAAGCAAAAAGTCCCCCTAGTGCCGATCAAAGAAAAAGAAGTTAGGATCTATGTCTGCGGCCCCACCGTATATGATGATGCGCATTTAGGACATGCTAGGAGCTCCATTGTGTTTGATCTTTTGCGGCGCACCCTCAATCTCAGTGGCTACAAGACCACGCTGGTGAAGAATTTCACAGACATAGATGACAAAATCATCCACAAATCCCTAAACCATCAAATTCCCCTAGAAGAAGTCACACAAACCTACATCCATTCCTATATCCATGACATGGATAGGCTCAATGTCCTACCCCCTGACATCCATCCCAAGGCCACTCAGAGCCTAGGTGCCATCATTTCCTTTGTGGAGAGATTACTTCATAGAGGCCATGCCTATCAAAGCGAAAATGGAGATGTGTATCTGGATGTCAAAAAAGATCCTTTATATGGGAGCTTGAGCCAGAGGGGGGTGGATGATGAAAATCAAAGCCGCATCCAAGAAAACAAAGAAAAAAAAGACCCTAGAGACTTTGTGCTATGGAAGACCTACAAGGGAGAGGATGACATCGGCTATGAAAGTCCCTTTGGCTTTGGGCGGCCTGGATGGCATATTGAATGCTCTGCCATGATTGATGAACATCTTGCCTACAAAGATGAGGATTTTTGCATCGATATTCATGGCGGAGGGGCGGATCTACTCTTCCCCCATCACGAAAATGAAGCCTCCCAAACCCGTTGCGCATATGATAGCGAGCTAGCAAAATACTGGATGCATAATGAAATGGTGCATATCAATGGCGAAAAAATGAGCAAAAGCCTGGGAAATAGCTTTTTTGTCAAGGACGCACTGAAATTCCATGATGGAGAAATCCTGCGCAACTATCTGCTCACCACGCATTATCGCGCCATCTTGCATTTCAATGAAGAAGATCTCTTGATGAGCAAAAAGCGCCTAGATAAAATCTATCGCCTCAAAAAGCGCGCATTACCAGTGCAGGGAGTGAGGGATAAGGATTTTGAAGCGCGCCTCTTGCATCCCATGCAAGATGATCTCAACATCTCTCAAACCCTCAGCGTCTTAGATGAATTTCTCGCTCACGCCAATCAAAGCCTAGACCAAAACCCAAAAGACAAGGCCCTGCATGCAAACATCATCAGCAATCTTGCTTTTATCGAAGCTCTGCTAGGGATCGGAGGCAAGGATGGCAAGGTATATTTCCAGCTGGGAGTGAGTGAGGAAAAAGTAAAATGGATTGAAGAAAAAATCCATGAGCGAAAAAATGCCAAAAAAGAGAAAAACTATGTCCTAGCTGATGAGATCCGCCAAGAACTCCATGAAGAAGGCATAGCCATCATGGATACAGCGGAGGGCACAGTCTGGGAAAACACCGCAAAATCCTAA
- a CDS encoding KdsC family phosphatase has protein sequence MITMICLDVDGTLTDGRLYYGNDNKESKAFCVKDGLGIACWLKLGRQVALISGRESRAVEQRARELGIQECHLGVEDKRNVVASLQQKYQLKKEQIACMGDDLNDLPMFLACGFCFVPANASEILKKHAHKILSREGGSGAVREMIDWLIVQENLEDKVLEFFKK, from the coding sequence ATGATTACAATGATCTGCTTGGATGTGGATGGCACCCTCACAGATGGGAGGCTCTACTATGGGAATGATAACAAAGAGAGCAAGGCATTTTGTGTCAAAGATGGACTTGGCATTGCTTGCTGGCTTAAGCTCGGGCGCCAAGTAGCTTTGATCTCTGGGAGGGAGAGTAGGGCTGTGGAGCAGCGTGCTAGGGAGCTTGGCATCCAGGAGTGCCACTTGGGGGTGGAAGATAAGCGCAATGTAGTTGCATCCCTGCAGCAAAAATACCAGCTCAAAAAAGAGCAGATTGCTTGCATGGGAGATGATTTGAATGATTTGCCCATGTTTCTTGCTTGCGGATTTTGTTTTGTGCCTGCTAATGCCTCTGAGATCCTCAAAAAGCATGCGCACAAAATCTTATCTAGAGAGGGTGGCAGCGGCGCGGTGCGCGAGATGATTGATTGGCTGATTGTGCAGGAAAATTTAGAGGATAAGGTGCTTGAGTTTTTTAAAAAATAA
- the lptA gene encoding lipopolysaccharide transport periplasmic protein LptA has translation MKRLIGIFLSLLSCVAAEKLEVVADHFMADNQKGISVVEGNVDVKKGQDHLKAQKVTIYTTKDNKLKEVFAQGDVDFFITTPDGRKIRGRANSLRYNAQSQEYHLIGNAKAREEGKESSIAGDEIKINNQSGSMNVVGSKNKPAKLVFDLDELQKNKQDSGKKP, from the coding sequence ATGAAGAGGTTGATAGGAATTTTTCTGTCCCTGCTTTCTTGCGTGGCTGCAGAGAAGCTAGAAGTGGTGGCTGATCATTTCATGGCAGACAATCAAAAGGGGATTAGTGTGGTAGAGGGGAATGTGGATGTGAAAAAGGGTCAGGATCATCTCAAGGCCCAAAAGGTCACTATTTACACCACCAAAGACAATAAGCTCAAAGAGGTTTTTGCGCAGGGGGATGTGGATTTTTTCATCACCACTCCTGATGGCAGGAAGATTAGGGGTAGGGCAAATTCCCTGCGCTACAATGCCCAAAGCCAAGAGTATCATCTCATCGGCAACGCCAAGGCCAGAGAAGAGGGCAAGGAAAGCAGTATAGCTGGGGATGAGATAAAGATCAATAATCAAAGCGGCTCTATGAATGTAGTGGGGAGCAAAAATAAGCCAGCCAAGTTGGTTTTTGATCTTGATGAGCTGCAAAAAAATAAACAAGATAGTGGCAAAAAGCCGTGA
- a CDS encoding sulfite exporter TauE/SafE family protein: protein MDFLYMLVGVFSGITSGLFGLGGGTVIVPVMTSLGFSMHHAVAISVFQMIFASTFGSIINYKKRLFSLRDGIFLGIGGMIGASFSGLVLQVLSEVLLTFIFLCLMCISLYKFLTKKSSHKLKETEFRDQKLRYASVMIFAGAFTGVFAISLGIGGGLILIPILMYFLGFDAKKISVLSLFFIICSSVSGAISFFRHGVIDEEVLHIGMVVGISAMVGVSIGIHLIQKISSKSHKVILTLIYIFSILVTGSHFLQKASPLIQKNLPFLQKLST, encoded by the coding sequence ATGGATTTTTTGTACATGCTTGTGGGGGTGTTTTCTGGAATCACTTCTGGGCTTTTTGGATTGGGGGGTGGGACGGTGATTGTGCCGGTGATGACGAGCCTTGGTTTTAGCATGCATCATGCTGTGGCAATTTCTGTATTTCAGATGATTTTTGCCTCTACTTTTGGGTCTATTATCAACTACAAAAAACGCCTATTTTCTCTGCGTGATGGTATTTTTTTGGGCATTGGGGGCATGATTGGTGCGAGTTTTAGCGGCTTGGTGCTGCAGGTTTTGAGCGAAGTCTTACTGACTTTTATTTTTTTGTGTTTGATGTGTATCTCCCTTTATAAATTCCTCACAAAAAAATCCAGTCACAAGCTCAAAGAAACAGAATTCCGCGATCAAAAACTTCGCTATGCCAGTGTGATGATTTTTGCAGGGGCATTCACTGGGGTCTTTGCCATTTCTCTTGGCATTGGCGGAGGGCTGATTTTGATTCCGATTTTGATGTATTTTCTAGGATTTGATGCCAAAAAAATTAGCGTATTGTCTTTGTTTTTTATCATTTGTTCTTCTGTTTCTGGAGCGATTTCTTTTTTCCGCCATGGCGTGATTGATGAGGAGGTTTTGCATATTGGGATGGTCGTTGGCATCAGTGCCATGGTGGGAGTGAGCATCGGGATTCATCTCATCCAAAAAATCTCATCAAAATCTCATAAGGTCATATTGACACTCATTTATATTTTTTCGATCCTAGTCACGGGCTCGCATTTCCTCCAAAAAGCCTCCCCGCTCATCCAAAAAAACCTCCCCTTCCTCCAAAAACTCTCTACTTGA
- a CDS encoding septal ring lytic transglycosylase RlpA family protein, which produces MVFFLGCAPQSSYKGGVGAFSDFEDYKEWKKKGYTANFANQSYGDYSASFGGGNIPVEMFEKNSSMMVGMRESPAIQRATMMPYKIAGRWYYPSRVDVGDIFDGIASWYGPNFHEKKTSNGETYNMYAHTAASKTLPMNTIVKVYNKENGKITIVRINDRGPFVDGRIIDLSNAAAHDIGMVNKGTAQVRLEVIGFGGLVAKNYEKNFQKDLKKSSSTLEKEFKVGDSKETVEGGLFALQVGVFRKESGAKQTQEHYAKLLGNSKNYQADARLDSGLYRVFVRGFKSEDEAMDFGLSNGLENPIIIRE; this is translated from the coding sequence ATGGTTTTTTTTCTAGGTTGTGCGCCACAAAGTTCTTACAAAGGTGGGGTGGGGGCTTTTAGTGATTTTGAGGATTATAAGGAGTGGAAGAAAAAGGGCTATACTGCAAATTTTGCCAATCAGTCCTATGGGGATTATAGCGCTAGCTTTGGGGGTGGAAATATTCCTGTTGAGATGTTTGAGAAAAATTCTTCGATGATGGTGGGCATGAGGGAATCCCCAGCAATCCAGCGCGCCACCATGATGCCTTACAAAATCGCTGGCAGATGGTATTATCCCAGTCGTGTGGATGTAGGAGATATCTTTGATGGAATCGCTAGCTGGTATGGTCCTAATTTCCATGAAAAAAAAACCTCCAATGGGGAAACTTACAATATGTATGCACATACGGCCGCAAGCAAAACCCTGCCCATGAATACAATTGTCAAGGTTTACAATAAAGAAAATGGTAAAATCACCATTGTTAGAATCAATGATCGCGGCCCCTTTGTGGATGGCAGGATTATTGATTTGAGCAATGCAGCAGCACATGATATTGGCATGGTCAACAAAGGCACTGCGCAGGTGCGCCTAGAGGTCATTGGCTTTGGTGGGCTGGTGGCTAAGAATTATGAGAAAAACTTCCAAAAAGATTTGAAAAAATCCTCTAGCACGCTGGAGAAAGAATTTAAGGTTGGGGATAGCAAGGAAACCGTTGAAGGCGGGCTTTTTGCGTTGCAAGTGGGGGTATTTCGCAAGGAAAGCGGTGCAAAGCAGACCCAAGAGCATTATGCAAAGCTGCTAGGAAATTCCAAAAACTATCAAGCTGATGCCAGACTTGATAGCGGACTTTACCGCGTGTTTGTGCGAGGTTTCAAGAGTGAGGATGAGGCCATGGATTTTGGTTTGAGCAATGGATTGGAAAATCCAATCATAATAAGGGAATAA
- a CDS encoding N-acetyltransferase: MNIIYKKPLLSHLQEMQDLVGDEVKQGLILPRSPEEMAQNIRSYYLALDNDKIIGFCALHIYTPRLAEIRSLVVAQDYRNQGIAQGLVARNIAEGKSLGIQDFLVLTYRPNLFKRMGFEEIAKEKIPYQKIWMDCVACKHFPTCHEIALLKTC; this comes from the coding sequence ATGAATATCATCTATAAAAAGCCACTCTTATCTCATTTGCAAGAGATGCAAGACCTAGTCGGCGATGAGGTCAAGCAGGGTTTGATTTTGCCAAGATCCCCAGAAGAGATGGCACAGAATATCCGCTCTTATTATCTAGCGCTAGATAATGACAAAATCATTGGCTTTTGCGCGCTGCATATCTACACCCCGCGCCTTGCAGAGATTCGAAGTCTTGTTGTAGCACAAGATTATCGCAATCAAGGCATCGCACAAGGACTTGTGGCAAGAAATATCGCAGAGGGGAAAAGCCTTGGGATTCAAGATTTTTTGGTCTTGACCTATCGTCCCAATCTCTTTAAAAGAATGGGATTTGAAGAAATCGCCAAGGAAAAAATCCCCTATCAAAAAATCTGGATGGACTGTGTAGCATGCAAACATTTTCCCACATGTCACGAAATAGCATTATTAAAAACCTGCTAA
- a CDS encoding lytic transglycosylase domain-containing protein, translating to MRKFSRIFVLFCLASSGVFADFNRISYDRYSEGVLNSFGVSGAYLTKLQEKSFSTSNRLHTKWDFFLEQFDNGYEFIPVLRSIMVESGIPQEFLFLAMAESGFSLRAYSSKKAAGIWQIMPKTAKILGLEINDYLDERRDPIKSTQAAARYLRYLYKNTGEWYLAAMAYNCGIGNLRKAIKKAGTTDIETLLSEEKKYLPRETREYIRMILEMSLAFNNYERLQNSDKKYLLNRGAADSIVGVQIKSGTMLEYIASQLDMSLLELKKYNRQFRYNFLPPGKGDYTVYIPYEKLSYFKQAYTPDENPNRIFVLHKIKKGDTLNRLSKKYKVSVQEIKLANQMEKVFLKVNQKIIIPVVREEYKKLANKGL from the coding sequence ATGAGGAAATTTTCAAGAATCTTTGTTTTATTCTGCCTAGCATCTAGCGGGGTTTTTGCGGATTTTAATCGCATCAGCTATGATCGCTATAGCGAGGGAGTGCTCAATTCTTTTGGTGTGAGTGGAGCGTATCTAACCAAGTTGCAGGAGAAGAGTTTTTCTACCTCTAATCGCCTGCATACCAAGTGGGATTTTTTTCTGGAACAATTTGACAATGGTTATGAGTTCATCCCTGTGTTGCGCTCCATCATGGTTGAATCAGGAATTCCCCAAGAATTTTTATTTCTAGCAATGGCAGAATCTGGATTTTCCTTGCGCGCATATAGCTCTAAAAAGGCCGCAGGAATCTGGCAGATCATGCCAAAGACTGCCAAGATCTTGGGCTTAGAGATCAATGACTATCTAGATGAGCGTCGCGATCCCATCAAGAGCACCCAGGCTGCGGCAAGGTATTTGCGCTATCTTTACAAAAATACGGGCGAGTGGTATTTGGCAGCGATGGCATATAATTGTGGCATCGGTAATCTGCGAAAGGCGATTAAAAAAGCAGGGACCACAGACATTGAGACACTGCTTAGCGAAGAAAAAAAATACCTCCCCAGGGAGACGCGCGAGTACATCCGCATGATTTTGGAGATGTCTTTGGCATTTAATAATTATGAGCGCCTGCAAAATAGCGATAAGAAATACCTACTCAATCGCGGTGCAGCAGATAGCATTGTGGGTGTGCAGATCAAATCTGGAACGATGCTAGAATACATCGCCAGCCAGCTAGATATGTCACTCCTTGAGCTAAAAAAATACAATCGCCAATTTCGCTACAACTTTCTTCCCCCAGGCAAGGGAGATTATACCGTCTACATCCCCTATGAGAAGCTTTCTTATTTCAAGCAGGCCTATACGCCTGATGAAAATCCCAATCGCATCTTTGTGTTGCACAAAATCAAAAAGGGCGATACATTAAATCGACTTAGCAAAAAATACAAAGTCAGTGTGCAAGAAATTAAGCTTGCCAACCAAATGGAAAAAGTCTTTTTGAAGGTAAATCAAAAAATTATCATCCCTGTTGTGAGAGAAGAATATAAAAAGCTTGCCAATAAGGGGCTCTAG
- the hisB gene encoding imidazoleglycerol-phosphate dehydratase HisB, producing the protein MKYLERNTKETKIKAGLRIYGSGQARIATDIAFFDHMLEALAKHSLMDLELQCIGDLGVDYHHSIEDCGIVIGTLLGECLYPLSGVERFGNASVVMDEACVECDLDLSNRAFLHFDLARKNLGEQILQGNIRDFNVELIEEFFRALAMQSRISMHLALKRGHNLHHIIEAGFKAFALALRRAMSKNERILIPSTKGAL; encoded by the coding sequence ATGAAGTATTTAGAGCGCAACACAAAAGAGACAAAAATCAAAGCAGGGCTTAGGATCTATGGCAGCGGTCAAGCGCGCATTGCTACAGATATTGCATTTTTTGATCATATGCTTGAGGCCTTAGCTAAGCATTCTTTAATGGATCTGGAATTGCAATGTATCGGCGATCTTGGGGTGGATTATCATCATAGCATAGAGGATTGTGGGATTGTTATTGGTACATTGCTTGGGGAATGCCTGTACCCTTTGAGCGGGGTGGAGCGCTTTGGTAATGCTAGCGTGGTGATGGATGAGGCCTGTGTGGAATGTGATCTGGATTTGAGCAATCGAGCATTTTTGCATTTTGATCTTGCACGCAAAAATCTAGGCGAGCAAATCCTGCAGGGGAATATCAGGGATTTTAATGTCGAGCTTATTGAGGAGTTTTTCCGTGCGTTGGCCATGCAGAGCCGTATCAGCATGCATCTCGCTCTCAAGCGTGGACACAATCTCCATCACATCATCGAGGCAGGATTCAAGGCATTTGCCCTGGCTTTGCGCAGAGCGATGAGCAAAAATGAGCGCATCCTCATCCCCAGTACAAAAGGTGCGCTATGA
- the ribE gene encoding riboflavin synthase: MFNGLIQEIAKVKEFKNNILKLEAAHQPGIGDSIAVNGVCLTVIECFEKGFALELSAHTQKTIALENYQKQVHIEPALSLHTRIDGHLVQGHVDGVGSIKKITKKANQIEMQIKAPKEILALCIPKGSICIDGVSLTIAGISEDFFELVLIPHTFSQTLFHTYKIGRRVNIETDMIVRSIATLMQGKTKTTTWDALDSFLLSY; this comes from the coding sequence ATGTTTAATGGACTCATCCAAGAGATTGCTAAAGTCAAGGAATTCAAAAATAACATCCTCAAATTAGAAGCAGCCCATCAGCCAGGAATTGGGGATTCCATCGCAGTAAATGGGGTGTGCCTCACTGTCATAGAATGCTTTGAAAAAGGCTTTGCATTAGAACTTAGCGCGCATACCCAAAAGACAATCGCGCTAGAAAATTACCAAAAACAAGTGCATATCGAGCCAGCGCTAAGCCTGCATACAAGGATTGATGGGCATCTTGTGCAGGGGCATGTTGATGGGGTGGGAAGCATCAAAAAAATCACCAAAAAAGCCAATCAAATAGAGATGCAAATTAAGGCCCCAAAAGAAATCCTAGCCCTTTGCATTCCCAAGGGATCCATTTGCATCGATGGGGTGAGCCTCACCATCGCGGGGATTTCAGAGGATTTTTTTGAACTTGTCCTCATCCCTCACACCTTCTCCCAGACACTTTTTCATACCTACAAAATAGGAAGGCGCGTGAACATAGAAACCGATATGATTGTGCGCAGTATTGCCACGCTTATGCAAGGCAAGACAAAGACCACAACCTGGGATGCCCTAGATTCGTTTTTGCTAAGTTACTAG